In Leisingera methylohalidivorans DSM 14336, a single genomic region encodes these proteins:
- a CDS encoding alkaline phosphatase family protein, whose protein sequence is MPATRPKTRPANRNVLFIIIDQLRADCVFGALARHVELPNIRAFMKDAVSFKRHFSVTNPCGPSRASILTGQYAMNHRSVRNGTPLRHDTPNIATEMRKAGYMPMLFGYTDTSQDPRAFDANDPVLRTYEFPMNGFHEMTEMRMEMSYPWQSHLMNRGYEFENYWDVYKPVSPDGGAPKLNDPALYAAEDSDTAFLTNSFLGKMTAYHKESWFAHLTYIRPHPPLVAPAPYNTMYDPASLPLPERLDTPEAECSQHPFFDPLLRNSAIAGFVEGFPDLEPTDDNIRTLRALYLGLASEVDHHVGRVIRFLKDTGQYDNTMVVITADHGEMLGDRHSWGKMTVYDAAYHTPLIIRMPGNEDNAGACLSRITESIDVTPTILDWAGQEIPNSMDGRSLLPLLQGEDPQDWRQYSFSELDFSEPLKPTLWQQALGTSPSDSCLGILRDARFTLVEFAAELPPMLFDSEGQGELENVAGQPAYAADLNRLTRMMLRHRMKNMDHTLSLMSITPDGVRSVSRGPGQRS, encoded by the coding sequence ATGCCTGCCACCCGCCCCAAGACCCGCCCCGCAAACCGGAATGTCCTGTTCATCATCATTGATCAGCTGCGGGCGGATTGCGTGTTCGGCGCGCTGGCCAGGCATGTGGAGCTGCCGAACATCCGCGCCTTCATGAAGGATGCGGTGTCGTTCAAACGGCATTTCTCGGTGACCAACCCTTGCGGCCCGTCGCGCGCCTCGATCCTGACCGGGCAGTATGCGATGAACCACCGGTCGGTCCGCAATGGCACGCCTCTGCGCCACGACACGCCGAACATTGCCACCGAGATGCGCAAGGCCGGCTATATGCCGATGCTGTTCGGCTATACCGATACCTCGCAGGATCCGCGCGCCTTTGACGCCAATGATCCGGTGCTGCGGACCTATGAATTCCCGATGAACGGCTTTCATGAGATGACCGAGATGCGGATGGAGATGTCCTATCCGTGGCAGTCGCACCTGATGAACCGCGGCTACGAATTCGAAAATTACTGGGACGTCTACAAACCGGTTTCGCCCGATGGCGGCGCGCCGAAATTGAATGATCCGGCGCTTTATGCGGCGGAGGACAGCGATACCGCGTTCCTCACCAATTCCTTCCTGGGCAAGATGACTGCCTATCACAAGGAAAGCTGGTTTGCCCATCTGACCTATATCCGGCCGCACCCGCCGCTGGTGGCGCCGGCGCCCTATAACACGATGTATGATCCCGCCAGCCTGCCGCTGCCGGAGCGTCTGGACACCCCTGAGGCTGAGTGCAGCCAGCATCCCTTCTTTGATCCGCTGCTGCGCAACAGCGCTATCGCGGGCTTTGTTGAGGGGTTCCCGGATCTGGAACCGACGGATGACAATATCCGCACCCTGCGCGCGCTCTACCTGGGGCTGGCGAGCGAGGTGGACCACCATGTCGGGCGGGTGATCCGGTTCCTCAAGGACACCGGCCAGTATGACAACACCATGGTGGTGATCACGGCAGATCATGGCGAGATGCTGGGCGACCGGCATTCCTGGGGCAAGATGACGGTCTATGACGCCGCCTATCACACACCGCTGATCATCCGGATGCCGGGTAATGAGGACAATGCCGGCGCCTGCCTCAGCCGGATCACCGAATCCATCGATGTGACGCCGACAATTCTCGATTGGGCCGGGCAGGAGATCCCGAACTCGATGGACGGGCGGTCGCTGCTGCCGTTGTTGCAGGGAGAGGACCCGCAGGACTGGCGCCAGTATTCCTTCTCGGAGCTGGATTTCTCGGAGCCGCTGAAGCCGACACTGTGGCAGCAGGCGCTGGGCACCTCTCCAAGCGACAGCTGTCTGGGGATCCTGCGCGATGCGCGGTTCACGCTGGTCGAGTTTGCCGCTGAGCTGCCGCCGATGCTGTTTGACAGCGAAGGGCAGGGGGAGCTGGAGAATGTTGCCGGGCAGCCGGCATATGCCGCTGATCTGAACCGGCTGACGCGGATGATGCTGCGGCACCGGATGAAAAACATGGATCACACGCTGTCGCTGATGTCGATCACCCCGGATGGCGTGCGCAGCGTGTCCCGGGGTCCAGGGCAGAGATCCTGA
- a CDS encoding maleate cis-trans isomerase family protein codes for MKLPYDTDAGIGTRATLGVIVLETDETLEPEFSRMMAQEGVALYHSRIPMVPEIRPETLAQMQADLPASARLFPSSLDFDVIGYGCTSASTVIGSAKVAGAVQTVLPKAKVTDPLAAIIAAGRALGASRLGFVTPYLPEVSVQMRANLEEAGFAIAGFGSFEEVDDRVVARITEAAISEAARQVAKAGDSDALVISCTNLRCLRVIPEIEAQTGVPVVSSNQALAWHMLRLAGVTERQPQFGRLFTRGLAP; via the coding sequence ATGAAGCTCCCTTATGACACGGACGCCGGCATCGGCACTCGCGCCACGCTGGGTGTGATCGTGCTGGAAACCGATGAGACGCTGGAGCCGGAATTCTCCCGGATGATGGCGCAGGAAGGGGTGGCGCTTTATCACAGCCGCATTCCGATGGTGCCGGAGATCCGTCCGGAGACTTTGGCACAGATGCAGGCGGACCTGCCGGCCTCGGCGCGGCTGTTTCCGTCCTCGCTGGACTTTGATGTGATCGGATACGGCTGCACCTCGGCCTCCACCGTGATCGGCTCGGCCAAGGTTGCCGGGGCGGTGCAGACAGTCCTGCCCAAGGCCAAGGTGACCGACCCGCTGGCGGCAATCATCGCGGCGGGCCGGGCGCTGGGCGCCTCCCGGCTGGGGTTTGTCACGCCTTACCTGCCAGAAGTTTCTGTGCAGATGCGGGCCAATCTGGAAGAGGCGGGGTTTGCAATTGCAGGCTTCGGCTCGTTTGAGGAAGTGGACGACCGGGTTGTGGCGCGGATCACCGAGGCGGCAATTTCGGAGGCCGCCAGGCAGGTGGCAAAAGCGGGCGATAGCGATGCCCTTGTGATTTCCTGCACCAATCTGCGCTGCCTGCGGGTCATTCCGGAGATTGAGGCACAGACCGGGGTGCCCGTTGTCTCCAGCAACCAGGCCCTGGCCTGGCACATGCTGCGCCTTGCCGGTGTCACAGAGCGTCAGCCGCAGTTCGGCAGGTTGTTCACACGGGGGCTGGCGCCCTGA
- a CDS encoding M24 family metallopeptidase: MSKAPVRGFPEAEFAARTQKAQTLMAQQGLDGLLLLTEPDVRYFSGFHTLFWQSPTRPWFLFVPPAGKPVAIIPEIGADLMRRTWIGDIRTWSAPAPEDDGISLLTELLSPIAGRGGTVGIMKGHETALRMPLGDFERLIGGLPGLNIADATLLVRSLRMVKSAAEIEKLSHICGIGSRTFAQVPQFAHEGQPFEDLFRAFRREALTQGADDVPYLVGGAEQGGYSDVISPPTGRPLQAGDIVMLDTGSTWDGYFCDFDRNFAIGRADDLSRRAYDVLWRATEAGIAAARPGATCRDLFQAMQSVIAEMDGQGGDVGRLGHGLGMQLTEWPSHAAFDGTVIEENMVLTLEPSLGYGDGKIMVHEENIVVRADGADLLTTRAAPELPVI; encoded by the coding sequence ATGTCTAAGGCGCCGGTGCGCGGCTTTCCGGAGGCGGAGTTTGCCGCGCGGACCCAAAAGGCGCAGACGCTCATGGCACAGCAGGGGCTGGATGGGCTCCTGCTGCTGACCGAGCCGGACGTGCGCTATTTCAGCGGTTTTCACACGCTGTTCTGGCAAAGCCCGACCCGGCCCTGGTTCCTGTTTGTGCCGCCTGCGGGCAAGCCCGTTGCGATCATTCCGGAAATCGGCGCCGACCTGATGCGCCGCACCTGGATCGGGGATATCCGCACCTGGAGCGCGCCTGCGCCGGAGGACGACGGCATCAGCCTGCTGACAGAGTTGCTGTCGCCGATTGCCGGGCGCGGCGGCACTGTCGGTATCATGAAAGGCCATGAAACCGCGCTGCGGATGCCATTGGGCGACTTTGAGCGACTCATCGGCGGCCTGCCGGGACTGAACATCGCGGATGCAACGCTGCTGGTGCGCAGCCTGCGGATGGTGAAGTCTGCGGCGGAGATCGAAAAGCTGTCGCATATCTGCGGCATCGGCTCGCGCACCTTTGCGCAGGTGCCGCAGTTCGCCCATGAGGGGCAGCCGTTTGAGGATCTGTTCCGCGCCTTCCGCCGCGAAGCACTGACGCAGGGCGCAGACGACGTGCCCTATCTGGTCGGCGGAGCCGAACAGGGCGGCTACAGCGACGTGATTTCCCCGCCGACCGGCCGGCCGCTGCAGGCGGGTGACATCGTGATGCTGGATACCGGGTCGACCTGGGACGGCTATTTCTGCGATTTCGACCGCAACTTTGCCATCGGCCGCGCCGATGATCTGTCGCGCCGGGCTTATGATGTGCTGTGGCGGGCGACCGAGGCCGGGATTGCTGCTGCCAGACCTGGCGCCACCTGCCGGGATTTGTTCCAGGCCATGCAATCCGTGATTGCGGAAATGGACGGTCAGGGCGGCGATGTCGGCCGGCTGGGCCACGGGCTGGGGATGCAGCTGACCGAATGGCCCTCGCACGCGGCTTTTGACGGGACGGTGATCGAGGAGAACATGGTGCTGACGCTGGAACCCTCGCTGGGCTATGGTGACGGCAAAATCATGGTGCATGAGGAAAACATCGTGGTGCGGGCGGATGGTGCAGACCTGCTGACAACCCGCGCCGCGCCTGAACTGCCGGTGATCTGA